One window of Mangrovibacterium diazotrophicum genomic DNA carries:
- a CDS encoding tetratricopeptide repeat protein, translating to MTEAQLKNIKTLIDQNQLGEAVVRIEQLLNSSEKSADLHFLYGQIFQKRGEWGRAINQFQCVLELDPQFPGAQNQIEMARSILGFYNPDLMNP from the coding sequence ATGACTGAAGCTCAGCTTAAAAATATAAAGACTTTAATTGATCAAAATCAATTGGGTGAAGCTGTTGTAAGAATTGAACAACTGCTGAACTCGAGTGAAAAATCAGCAGATCTTCATTTTCTATACGGACAGATTTTTCAAAAACGTGGCGAATGGGGACGGGCTATCAACCAGTTTCAGTGTGTCCTTGAGCTAGACCCGCAATTTCCCGGAGCGCAAAATCAGATTGAAATGGCCCGTTCTATTTTGGGATTTTACAATCCCGACCTGATGAATCCCTGA
- a CDS encoding TenA family protein: protein MTWSEEAWAECNSVFTEITKLPFLHELMDGSLPNEKFLFYLRQDAFYLAEYGKILAAIAARLDQKEWREAFLGFSGDTVAVEQALHQFYLKDQLVDAEPTPTNLLYTGHMWRQLAAHSTEEALASVLPCFWVYKEVGDFILANQAKGENPYQSWIDTYGGDEFAKAVAKALFICDKYAEKCTPAQRERMTAAFKLAFKMEWMFWQSAYEQEQWRV, encoded by the coding sequence ATGACATGGAGCGAAGAAGCGTGGGCCGAATGTAATTCGGTTTTCACAGAAATAACAAAACTGCCTTTTTTGCACGAGCTCATGGATGGTAGTTTGCCCAACGAAAAATTTTTATTCTACCTGCGACAGGATGCTTTTTACCTGGCTGAATACGGCAAAATTCTGGCTGCCATCGCGGCTCGCCTGGACCAAAAAGAATGGCGCGAAGCTTTTCTGGGCTTTTCGGGTGATACGGTAGCTGTTGAACAGGCCTTGCATCAGTTCTATCTGAAAGATCAGTTGGTTGATGCGGAGCCGACACCAACGAACCTCCTTTATACAGGGCACATGTGGCGTCAGCTGGCTGCTCACTCAACAGAAGAAGCACTGGCTTCGGTCTTGCCTTGCTTCTGGGTGTACAAAGAGGTTGGTGATTTTATTTTGGCAAACCAGGCAAAAGGGGAGAATCCTTATCAATCGTGGATTGATACCTATGGAGGCGACGAGTTTGCGAAGGCTGTAGCCAAAGCATTGTTTATCTGCGATAAATATGCCGAAAAATGTACTCCGGCACAACGCGAACGGATGACGGCTGCTTTCAAGTTGGCGTTCAAAATGGAATGGATGTTCTGGCAAAGTGCCTACGAGCAGGAACAATGGCGGGTGTGA
- the tolA gene encoding cell envelope integrity protein TolA translates to MSYFREHKEGFWGTIIFHAIILILLFLFGFFTPLPLPGEEGVLVNFGNSKQGAGKEEPAPAPRQSTAAAKQEETAPPVQASTPPPPPPAAAQAAPAEAKEELMTQDYEKTVALEAAKKKKEAEEAKKKQDELARQKQLAEQKRKEELETQRKQTAEAEAKRQAEIQKQKEIEAEKQRLAEIERKKQAEAEAKRKAEEERKRKEAEEAAKIAKINSMTNVFGSGSGGAGSSDSKSTGQGVSYPGGNQGSPNGGNSSKYGDGGTGSGNSGNGPSFSLSGRSATGLPKPSYPGNEEGVVVVSITVDKYGKVSNAKAGVQGTNTYNASLLEAAKQAALKASFNADPNAPAFQTGTITYKFVLD, encoded by the coding sequence ATGAGCTACTTCCGCGAACATAAAGAAGGTTTTTGGGGAACGATCATTTTTCATGCGATCATTCTGATCCTCTTATTCCTGTTTGGCTTTTTCACCCCGCTACCATTGCCGGGAGAAGAAGGTGTTTTGGTGAATTTTGGTAACAGCAAGCAAGGAGCCGGCAAGGAAGAACCTGCGCCCGCACCACGTCAAAGCACAGCTGCGGCAAAGCAGGAAGAAACTGCACCGCCGGTACAGGCAAGCACGCCACCACCGCCGCCTCCAGCAGCTGCACAAGCTGCACCTGCTGAGGCCAAAGAGGAGTTGATGACGCAAGATTACGAGAAGACGGTAGCCCTGGAAGCCGCCAAAAAGAAAAAAGAAGCGGAAGAAGCAAAAAAGAAACAAGACGAATTGGCTCGCCAAAAACAACTGGCGGAACAAAAACGAAAAGAAGAGCTGGAAACTCAGCGTAAGCAAACAGCCGAAGCTGAAGCGAAACGTCAGGCAGAGATCCAAAAACAAAAAGAAATAGAAGCAGAAAAGCAGCGCTTAGCGGAAATTGAACGCAAAAAACAAGCGGAAGCCGAAGCAAAGCGGAAAGCTGAAGAAGAGCGCAAACGCAAGGAAGCCGAGGAAGCTGCGAAGATTGCAAAAATCAACTCCATGACAAACGTCTTCGGTTCAGGGTCTGGTGGGGCGGGAAGCAGTGATTCCAAAAGTACCGGGCAAGGCGTTTCTTATCCGGGAGGAAATCAAGGATCGCCAAATGGAGGCAATTCCTCAAAATATGGAGACGGTGGTACGGGTAGCGGAAATTCCGGAAACGGACCCTCATTTAGCCTGTCTGGTCGTAGCGCAACCGGTTTGCCAAAACCGAGCTATCCTGGCAATGAAGAAGGAGTTGTGGTGGTAAGTATTACTGTTGACAAATACGGAAAGGTTAGCAATGCAAAAGCTGGTGTTCAGGGAACAAACACTTACAATGCCAGCCTGTTGGAAGCTGCTAAACAAGCGGCTTTAAAAGCGAGCTTCAACGCCGATCCGAATGCGCCGGCTTTCCAAACCGGAACAATCACCTACAAATTTGTGCTGGACTAA
- a CDS encoding ferritin, which produces MLKETVEKAINAQINAEMHSAYLYLSMSAWFQDQGLPGFANWMKIQYQEELTHAMKFFDYVHERNGRVLLEPIAAVDQEFESIIDAFEKTLAHEQKVTSLINGLMDVAVAASDHATQSFLQWFVDEQVEEESTVNGILDDLRLINGQGNGLFMLNRELATRSFVDSTAAE; this is translated from the coding sequence ATGCTTAAAGAAACAGTAGAGAAAGCGATAAACGCTCAGATAAATGCGGAAATGCATTCTGCTTATTTATACCTTTCAATGTCTGCCTGGTTTCAGGATCAAGGACTTCCCGGTTTTGCCAACTGGATGAAAATTCAATATCAGGAAGAATTAACTCATGCCATGAAATTTTTCGATTACGTGCACGAACGTAACGGTCGTGTGTTGCTGGAACCGATCGCAGCAGTTGATCAAGAATTCGAGAGCATCATCGACGCATTCGAAAAAACATTGGCACACGAGCAAAAAGTTACTTCACTAATCAATGGTTTGATGGATGTGGCTGTTGCGGCAAGTGACCACGCAACGCAAAGTTTCCTGCAGTGGTTTGTTGACGAACAAGTGGAAGAAGAATCTACCGTTAACGGTATTTTGGACGACCTTCGTTTGATCAATGGCCAGGGTAATGGTCTGTTCATGTTGAATCGTGAATTGGCAACCCGTTCATTTGTTGACAGTACCGCGGCAGAATAA
- a CDS encoding glutathione peroxidase — protein sequence MKTIYDYKAKSLQGKEVAFDEFKGKVVVVVNTASKCGFTPQYAGLEQLYEKYKDQGLVVLGFPCNQFGNQEPGGAKEIQEGCLVNYGVSFRMFEKIDVNGEKEHPLYTFLKEKQPGILGSKIKWNFTKFLIDKNGNPVKRFAPITKPEKMEKDILKLL from the coding sequence ATGAAAACAATATATGATTATAAAGCCAAATCGCTGCAAGGCAAAGAGGTGGCATTTGACGAATTTAAAGGGAAGGTTGTCGTTGTTGTAAACACAGCCAGTAAATGTGGATTCACGCCGCAATACGCCGGCTTGGAACAGCTCTATGAAAAATATAAAGATCAGGGATTGGTGGTACTTGGTTTTCCCTGCAACCAATTCGGCAACCAGGAACCGGGCGGAGCCAAAGAAATACAAGAGGGCTGCCTGGTTAATTATGGGGTTTCGTTTCGCATGTTCGAGAAGATTGATGTGAACGGAGAAAAAGAACATCCTTTATATACTTTCCTGAAAGAAAAGCAACCCGGGATTCTGGGTAGTAAAATCAAATGGAATTTCACCAAATTTCTGATTGATAAAAATGGTAACCCGGTGAAACGTTTTGCGCCGATTACCAAGCCCGAAAAAATGGAAAAGGATATTTTGAAACTATTATAA
- a CDS encoding nitroreductase family protein has translation MTTKAENIENWIRNRKSTFVNGLKEGSKIEDAVIEKLLENASWAPSHGLVQAWHFKVFAEDAVERFFAVQQQIFKEITPAEKYMDFKFEAYADKHKRVSHIVAVIAKRDQYKRFPKQEDMASVACAVENMYLSLEAYDIAGYLSTGGICYSQQMRDFLELGADDEPIGFFILGEADENFQRPPRMRIPAAQKTEWIRK, from the coding sequence ATGACAACGAAAGCAGAAAACATTGAAAACTGGATTCGAAATCGCAAATCTACCTTTGTAAATGGCTTAAAAGAAGGCAGCAAAATTGAAGACGCTGTTATTGAAAAGCTGTTGGAAAATGCCAGCTGGGCACCTTCGCACGGCCTGGTTCAAGCCTGGCACTTTAAAGTTTTTGCAGAAGACGCTGTCGAGCGCTTTTTCGCCGTACAGCAACAAATTTTCAAGGAAATTACCCCCGCTGAAAAATACATGGATTTCAAATTTGAAGCTTACGCAGATAAGCACAAGCGCGTATCACACATTGTAGCTGTTATCGCGAAACGTGACCAATACAAGCGTTTCCCAAAACAGGAGGACATGGCTTCGGTAGCTTGTGCCGTTGAAAACATGTATTTGAGTCTGGAAGCCTACGATATTGCCGGATACCTGAGCACAGGCGGTATTTGCTATTCGCAACAAATGCGGGATTTCCTGGAACTGGGTGCCGACGATGAACCAATCGGCTTTTTCATTTTAGGTGAAGCTGATGAAAATTTCCAACGACCACCGAGAATGCGCATTCCGGCGGCTCAAAAAACGGAGTGGATCCGCAAATAA
- a CDS encoding organic hydroperoxide resistance protein encodes MYTTKVTATGGRNGRVTSEDGILDFSIKIPKEMGGPGGEYTNPEQLFAAGYAACFDSALQFVILKEGLKQKETSVEAEVSLHRKGLEFDLSVKLTVRISDVDLDTAKMLTSIAHATCPYSKATKGNINVELEVIDFVSQEVQTED; translated from the coding sequence ATGTATACAACAAAAGTTACCGCAACAGGAGGCCGAAACGGCCGTGTTACCAGTGAAGATGGTATTTTGGATTTCAGTATTAAAATTCCAAAGGAGATGGGAGGTCCGGGTGGGGAATACACCAATCCCGAGCAATTATTTGCAGCAGGGTACGCCGCGTGTTTTGATAGTGCGCTTCAGTTCGTGATTCTGAAAGAAGGCCTAAAACAAAAAGAAACATCGGTTGAAGCCGAGGTTAGTCTGCACCGCAAAGGCTTGGAATTTGACCTAAGTGTCAAACTCACTGTGCGTATCAGTGATGTTGATTTGGACACGGCGAAAATGCTGACATCGATCGCTCACGCGACATGTCCGTACTCAAAAGCGACAAAAGGAAACATCAACGTTGAACTGGAAGTCATTGATTTTGTTTCTCAGGAAGTTCAAACCGAAGATTAA
- the thiD gene encoding bifunctional hydroxymethylpyrimidine kinase/phosphomethylpyrimidine kinase, translating to MHYKRVLSIAGSDPSGGAGIQADLKTMSACGCFATTAITAVVDENTVGVYGVHPIPVDFVKGQIRSVLDDIGADAIKIGMLHSSELIRGIKETLEPYQIRNIVLDPVMVATSGDKLLLDEAIATLQNELIPMTRVITPNIPEAEILSGQKITCQADLPKVVKSLTCGGKVSVLLKAGHLTEDELTDIFYNAETDELLELKSKRVNTKNTHGTGCTFSSAFASFLAHGLDLNAAVRAAKEYINKAIIEGTSYEIGKGHGPVHHFHPFWR from the coding sequence ATGCACTATAAACGAGTTTTAAGTATTGCCGGAAGCGACCCCAGCGGGGGAGCAGGCATTCAGGCCGACCTGAAAACGATGTCGGCTTGCGGTTGTTTTGCAACAACGGCAATTACAGCAGTTGTTGATGAAAATACGGTTGGTGTGTACGGCGTTCACCCCATTCCGGTTGATTTTGTGAAAGGGCAGATTAGATCGGTGCTGGATGATATTGGTGCTGATGCAATCAAAATCGGAATGCTACACTCGTCGGAATTGATTCGCGGAATAAAGGAAACGCTCGAGCCATACCAGATTCGCAATATTGTGCTTGACCCGGTGATGGTAGCAACCTCCGGCGACAAACTTTTGCTGGATGAGGCAATCGCCACCCTTCAAAATGAATTGATCCCGATGACCCGGGTGATCACGCCCAATATTCCGGAAGCGGAGATTCTATCCGGTCAGAAAATCACTTGTCAGGCCGATTTGCCGAAGGTTGTTAAAAGCCTGACATGCGGAGGAAAAGTCTCCGTGTTGCTCAAAGCAGGTCATCTAACAGAAGATGAGTTGACAGATATTTTTTACAATGCCGAAACAGACGAACTGTTGGAGTTGAAATCGAAACGGGTGAATACAAAAAATACCCACGGCACGGGCTGTACATTTTCGTCGGCATTTGCTTCGTTTCTGGCCCACGGATTGGATTTGAATGCCGCCGTTCGGGCTGCAAAAGAATACATCAATAAAGCGATCATAGAAGGCACCTCCTACGAAATCGGAAAAGGGCATGGGCCTGTGCATCACTTTCATCCGTTTTGGAGATAG
- a CDS encoding glutathione peroxidase, whose amino-acid sequence MKKFQLIIVFVFAALLSFGQKSFYDFTVKDIDGNDFNMASLKGKKVLVVNTASKCGLTPQYEGLEALYKKYGGDNFVIVGFPANNFLAQEPGTNDEIQEFCQKNYGVTFLMMSKISVKGDDMAPIYHWLTEKSENGVMDSSVGWNFQKYLIDENGNLVDMASPKTKPDDSKIVSWIEGN is encoded by the coding sequence ATGAAGAAGTTTCAATTGATCATCGTGTTTGTCTTTGCCGCCCTTTTGAGTTTTGGGCAGAAATCGTTTTACGATTTTACAGTGAAAGACATTGACGGAAATGATTTCAATATGGCCAGTTTAAAAGGCAAAAAAGTGCTTGTGGTCAACACAGCATCCAAGTGCGGGCTCACACCTCAGTACGAAGGATTGGAAGCTCTGTATAAAAAATATGGTGGTGATAATTTTGTCATTGTTGGTTTCCCTGCCAATAATTTTTTGGCACAGGAACCCGGCACCAACGATGAAATTCAGGAATTCTGTCAAAAGAATTACGGAGTGACTTTCCTGATGATGTCCAAAATTTCGGTTAAAGGTGACGACATGGCTCCCATCTACCACTGGTTGACTGAAAAGTCGGAAAATGGTGTCATGGACTCGTCGGTAGGCTGGAACTTTCAGAAATACCTGATCGACGAGAACGGAAACCTAGTCGATATGGCAAGCCCGAAAACAAAACCGGATGATTCTAAAATAGTTAGTTGGATCGAAGGAAACTAA
- the thiE gene encoding thiamine phosphate synthase produces the protein MKNFDLSLYLVTDRALSLGRPLEFIVEEAVKGGVTMVQLREKDCSSLEFYKLGMKLKKILNPLNIPLIINDRLDIALAVDADGLHIGQSDLPWQVARQLLGSDKILGLSVETQQQAEDANHLDVDYIGVSPVFATPTKTDTFQPFGLDGLKRACRVCKHPAVAIGGINLNNAASIIQHGAEGVALVSAISSAEDPANAARELKLEIQKNIR, from the coding sequence ATGAAGAACTTTGATCTGAGCCTGTACCTGGTCACCGACCGTGCTTTGTCGCTAGGACGTCCGTTGGAATTTATTGTTGAAGAGGCGGTAAAAGGAGGCGTTACAATGGTGCAGTTGCGCGAAAAGGATTGCTCGTCGCTTGAGTTTTATAAGTTGGGGATGAAGCTGAAAAAAATCCTCAATCCGCTGAATATCCCTTTGATCATCAATGATCGCTTGGATATTGCCCTTGCAGTCGATGCTGATGGTTTGCACATTGGCCAAAGTGATTTGCCCTGGCAGGTAGCGCGCCAACTGCTCGGGTCTGACAAGATTCTGGGGCTTTCCGTGGAAACGCAGCAGCAGGCGGAAGACGCTAATCATTTAGATGTGGATTACATCGGTGTTTCGCCGGTATTTGCGACGCCAACCAAAACCGATACGTTTCAACCTTTCGGTTTGGATGGATTAAAGCGAGCTTGCCGTGTTTGCAAGCACCCGGCTGTAGCAATCGGTGGTATCAACCTCAATAATGCAGCTTCAATCATTCAACATGGAGCGGAAGGAGTTGCCCTGGTTTCGGCGATCTCTTCTGCCGAAGATCCGGCAAACGCTGCACGCGAACTAAAATTAGAAATTCAAAAAAATATTCGATAA
- a CDS encoding RelA/SpoT family protein: MHKDIEQAWHNLESACRENLNETEQAQVRRAFDYAYDILEERKWTTGETIIIHSLEVALVVAEEVSLGVDSITAGLLHNVPYEDVPKKPGFKEIEDNFGPVVRGILEGMAKINALGTDTVGLHSENYRKLMLALAGDVRVILVKIADRLHVMRHLDNYPAAFQSKISVETSHLYAPLAHRLGLYYVNSELLDLCLKYLTPDAYNHVSECLTESETERKNFIAAFVKPIEEKLKSKGFKFEMKARTKAINSIWNKMKKQGVPFDEVYDIFAIRVILDSDPKAEKSDCWQVYSIVTEEYQANPERMRDWITVPKSNGYESLHATVLGPQKKWVEIQIRTKRMDEIAEKGLAAHWKYKGGSASAEMEKWLASVREILENPELNVVDFIDEFNTNIYTDEIFVFTPKGDLKRLPAGATLLDFAYEIHSVVGDHCVGGMVDGKKVTLRYKVKNGEQISIDTSNNQKPKLDWLDIAITSKAKNRIKASLNEERKREAENGKEILTRKLKNWKIEYNDELIRTLLKHYQLKLAQDLYYNISVEKIDTLDIKEVITAKDDNQSAKSKLEESLPVEQYNDMEFTGGDDYLVIDNNIKDVTHKLAQCCNPIFGDDIFGFVTIKEGIKIHRSSCPNARQMFERYPYRIIPAKWRDSNKKSSFQATIKLSGTDDVGIVAQISHVISKDIGVSMRSINIDSTNGEFEGTLRVYVNNIEHLEFLMRKLQHIKGIVHVSRADG, from the coding sequence ATGCACAAAGATATTGAACAAGCATGGCATAATTTGGAATCCGCATGTCGGGAGAACCTGAATGAGACAGAACAGGCACAGGTGCGACGTGCTTTCGATTATGCTTACGACATTTTGGAAGAACGAAAGTGGACGACAGGCGAGACCATAATTATCCACTCGTTAGAGGTGGCGTTGGTTGTTGCCGAAGAGGTCAGTTTGGGCGTTGATTCCATTACTGCCGGTTTGTTGCACAATGTTCCTTACGAAGATGTTCCGAAAAAACCGGGTTTTAAGGAGATTGAAGATAATTTTGGGCCTGTGGTCAGAGGTATCCTCGAAGGGATGGCGAAAATCAATGCTTTAGGTACCGACACGGTTGGTCTCCACTCGGAAAACTACAGGAAATTGATGTTGGCCCTGGCCGGCGACGTTCGGGTGATCCTGGTTAAAATTGCCGATCGCCTGCATGTGATGCGTCATTTGGATAATTACCCGGCTGCTTTTCAATCGAAGATTTCGGTTGAGACTTCACACTTGTATGCTCCACTTGCGCACCGTCTTGGTTTGTACTATGTGAATTCCGAATTGCTGGACTTGTGTCTGAAGTACCTCACACCGGATGCTTACAATCACGTTTCTGAATGTTTGACAGAATCGGAAACTGAGCGGAAAAACTTTATCGCAGCCTTTGTAAAACCAATCGAAGAGAAGTTAAAGTCGAAAGGATTCAAATTTGAAATGAAAGCCCGTACCAAGGCCATCAATTCTATTTGGAACAAAATGAAAAAGCAGGGCGTTCCGTTCGACGAAGTTTACGATATTTTTGCCATTCGCGTCATTTTGGATTCGGATCCGAAGGCGGAAAAGTCGGATTGCTGGCAGGTATATTCCATTGTTACCGAGGAGTATCAGGCCAATCCCGAGCGGATGCGCGACTGGATCACGGTGCCGAAATCAAACGGTTACGAGAGCTTGCATGCCACTGTTTTGGGCCCGCAGAAAAAATGGGTTGAAATCCAGATTCGGACCAAGCGGATGGATGAAATTGCCGAGAAAGGTTTGGCAGCCCACTGGAAGTACAAAGGCGGCTCGGCTTCCGCTGAAATGGAAAAATGGCTGGCCAGTGTTCGCGAGATCCTCGAAAACCCGGAATTGAACGTTGTCGATTTCATTGATGAGTTCAACACGAATATTTATACCGACGAGATCTTTGTATTCACTCCGAAAGGTGACCTCAAACGTCTACCAGCCGGAGCAACTCTGTTGGATTTTGCCTATGAAATTCACTCCGTGGTTGGCGATCACTGCGTTGGCGGGATGGTTGACGGGAAGAAAGTGACTCTTCGTTACAAGGTGAAGAACGGCGAGCAGATTTCCATCGACACCTCGAATAACCAGAAACCCAAGTTGGACTGGCTGGATATTGCTATTACCAGCAAGGCGAAGAACCGGATTAAAGCCAGTTTGAATGAAGAACGCAAGCGCGAAGCCGAGAACGGCAAGGAAATTCTGACGCGGAAACTGAAGAACTGGAAAATTGAATACAACGACGAGCTGATCCGGACGCTGCTGAAGCATTACCAGTTGAAATTGGCGCAGGATCTTTATTACAACATTTCGGTTGAGAAAATCGATACGTTAGATATTAAAGAGGTTATCACCGCGAAGGATGACAACCAGTCGGCAAAATCGAAGCTGGAGGAAAGCCTGCCTGTCGAGCAATACAATGACATGGAATTCACCGGGGGAGACGATTACCTGGTGATTGACAACAATATAAAAGATGTAACGCACAAACTGGCGCAATGCTGTAACCCGATCTTTGGTGATGATATTTTTGGTTTCGTCACCATTAAGGAGGGAATTAAGATTCACCGCAGCAGCTGTCCGAATGCCCGCCAAATGTTCGAGCGGTATCCGTATCGGATTATTCCGGCGAAGTGGCGCGACTCCAATAAAAAGAGTTCATTCCAGGCGACCATTAAATTGTCAGGAACGGATGACGTTGGTATTGTAGCACAAATTTCGCATGTTATCTCCAAGGATATCGGCGTTTCCATGCGTTCCATCAATATCGACTCAACGAACGGCGAATTTGAGGGCACTTTGCGTGTGTATGTCAATAATATCGAGCATCTCGAATTCTTGATGCGTAAATTACAGCATATTAAAGGTATTGTGCATGTGTCGCGTGCTGATGGTTAG
- a CDS encoding MarR family winged helix-turn-helix transcriptional regulator gives MEQLKLDNQLCFPFYSVSRMIIRKYQPLLDELEITYPQYLVLLVLWETDSMPVNDIAKRLFLQTNTVTPLLKRMESQGIITREKATDDERKVIVRLTEKGKAMEQLAAEIPFRLAEAMNNFSIEELTALHSTLYRMIDQLK, from the coding sequence ATGGAACAACTTAAACTCGACAATCAACTTTGTTTCCCGTTCTATTCTGTTTCGCGGATGATTATTCGCAAATATCAGCCGCTTTTGGACGAACTGGAGATCACCTATCCGCAATACCTGGTTTTACTGGTGCTGTGGGAAACCGATTCTATGCCGGTAAACGACATTGCCAAACGCTTGTTTTTGCAAACAAACACGGTTACGCCTTTGCTCAAGCGCATGGAAAGCCAGGGAATTATCACGCGAGAAAAAGCGACGGACGATGAGCGCAAAGTGATCGTTCGCTTAACCGAGAAAGGAAAAGCCATGGAGCAGTTAGCTGCCGAAATTCCATTCAGACTCGCAGAAGCGATGAATAACTTTTCTATCGAAGAATTAACAGCGCTTCACAGCACGCTCTATCGCATGATTGATCAGTTGAAGTGA
- a CDS encoding DNA polymerase III subunit gamma/tau, which yields MENFIVSARKYRPDTFHSVVGQASITSTLKNAIKNRQLAHAYLFCGPRGVGKTTCARIFAKTINCQNLTADVEPCNTCESCQAFNTNRSYNIHELDAASNNSVEDIRTLTDQVRIPPQIGKYSIYIIDEVHMLSQAAFNAFLKTLEEPPKHALFILATTEKHKIIPTILSRCQIFDFNRIKIGDIAGHLGYVAKSESVEVESEALNVIAQKADGAMRDALSIFDQIVSFSGKNITYKNVIANLNVLDYDFYFRLIDLFLKNDVPGSLMLFSEVLDHGFDGHHFITGLSSHFRDLLVCKDPITVQLLEVGGEIKEKYKQQAAACEQEFLFEALKVSNECDLQYKISQNKRLLVELALIKMAQLTLKKK from the coding sequence ATGGAGAATTTTATTGTTTCTGCGCGTAAATATCGTCCCGATACTTTTCATTCAGTAGTCGGTCAGGCGTCGATTACTTCTACACTTAAAAACGCCATAAAAAACAGGCAGTTAGCACATGCTTACCTGTTTTGCGGACCGCGTGGAGTGGGGAAGACGACTTGTGCCCGTATTTTCGCGAAGACAATAAATTGCCAAAATCTCACAGCCGACGTTGAGCCATGTAATACATGCGAATCGTGCCAGGCTTTCAACACCAACCGTTCGTACAATATTCACGAATTGGATGCGGCATCGAATAACTCGGTTGAAGATATCCGTACGCTGACTGACCAGGTGCGGATTCCGCCACAGATTGGAAAGTACAGCATTTACATCATCGACGAGGTTCACATGTTGTCGCAGGCTGCTTTTAACGCGTTCCTGAAAACGCTGGAAGAGCCGCCTAAGCATGCACTGTTTATTTTGGCGACGACCGAGAAACACAAGATCATCCCAACGATTTTGTCGCGTTGCCAGATTTTCGACTTCAACCGGATTAAAATTGGCGATATAGCCGGGCATTTGGGCTACGTGGCCAAAAGCGAATCGGTGGAAGTTGAAAGCGAAGCCTTGAATGTGATTGCGCAAAAGGCCGACGGTGCCATGCGTGATGCTTTGTCAATCTTCGACCAGATTGTGAGTTTTTCCGGAAAAAACATCACCTACAAAAACGTTATCGCCAACCTGAATGTGTTGGATTACGATTTCTATTTCCGGTTGATTGACTTGTTCCTGAAAAACGACGTGCCGGGCTCGCTAATGCTTTTCAGCGAAGTGTTGGATCACGGTTTCGACGGTCACCACTTTATTACCGGTTTGAGCAGCCACTTCAGAGATTTGCTGGTGTGCAAAGATCCGATCACCGTGCAGTTGCTTGAAGTTGGTGGCGAGATTAAGGAAAAGTACAAACAACAGGCTGCCGCTTGCGAACAGGAGTTTCTGTTTGAAGCGCTGAAAGTGAGCAATGAATGCGATCTTCAGTATAAGATCAGTCAAAACAAACGCTTGTTGGTTGAATTGGCCTTGATTAAAATGGCACAACTCACCTTAAAAAAAAAATAG
- a CDS encoding alpha-ketoglutarate-dependent dioxygenase AlkB family protein gives MNLFRSLPSKSDNLLPFDGTVEYYGCVLSLEEANHFYKKLLTHIDWKNDEAVMFGKKIITKRKVAWYGDKPFRYTYSNTNKFALPWTMELEALKKICEQQSGESYNSCLLNLYHDGSEGMAWHSDGEKDLKPNGAIASLTLGAERKFSFKHKKSGETRSLILEHGSLLVMKDETQTHWLHRLPPTKMVHSPRINLTFRSIVGQ, from the coding sequence ATGAATTTGTTTCGTTCACTTCCTTCAAAATCGGATAACCTCTTACCGTTCGACGGAACAGTTGAATATTATGGTTGTGTGCTTTCGCTGGAAGAGGCTAATCATTTTTACAAGAAACTGTTAACACATATTGACTGGAAGAATGACGAGGCTGTTATGTTCGGTAAAAAGATTATTACCAAGCGGAAAGTTGCTTGGTACGGAGACAAACCTTTTCGTTACACCTATTCCAATACCAACAAATTCGCCTTGCCGTGGACGATGGAATTGGAGGCTTTGAAGAAAATCTGTGAGCAACAAAGCGGAGAAAGCTACAATTCTTGTTTGCTCAACTTATATCATGATGGATCGGAAGGTATGGCCTGGCATAGTGATGGAGAGAAAGATTTAAAGCCAAACGGAGCAATTGCCTCTCTGACGCTTGGTGCTGAGCGCAAATTTTCTTTCAAGCACAAGAAAAGCGGCGAAACACGATCGTTAATTTTAGAGCACGGGAGTTTGCTCGTAATGAAGGACGAAACCCAAACGCATTGGCTCCATCGCCTGCCGCCTACAAAAATGGTGCATAGCCCACGAATTAATTTGACCTTCCGAAGTATTGTCGGCCAATAA